A single genomic interval of Adhaeribacter pallidiroseus harbors:
- a CDS encoding SusC/RagA family TonB-linked outer membrane protein has product MENLLRKKSPPSFTHQNAWFFPNPNQLLLLVTFLLFSHLAAFAQQTVSGTVTSGKGETLPGVTVLIKGTTNGTTTDGGGKFTMSIPADQTNGALVVSFIGYLTQEVAIANRTTINVTLAEDNKALEEVVVVGYGTQKRESITGAVAAVTSKDLSRVHASTVSGLLAGKIPGVSFRQAEGRPGAGAAIQIRNMGGNPLFVIDGVQKDAGHFNNLSPNDIETISVLKDASAAIYGSRAANGVVLVTTKRGANGQKSTINVDAYYGFQNWSRFPETVNAYEWALGKAEAEVNRDNVTSTTQSELDKYRAGTEYGYQNFDWRKYIIKKNSPQTNININATGGSDKINYYISATRLDQNSVLGREFTFARTNLQSNIDAKISNNLKVGLGINGRIETRENPGVPGGDDYFAPRFALFRNRPTERPFANDNPNYINNISNPASNWGYLNFKNAGFFREDWTIVTPQVTGEYQTPIKGLVAKGLYSYYNADRLQDIFEYTYDTYTYKPDTEEYLKTGGSQNPYRERVTRKINETVGQFQLNYNNTFGKHTVGGLLLTERIERREREVFVHSVPKTNVLPILQFADIDTYNDLDFTQARLGYVGRFNYNYADKYFLELAGRRDASWKFTPDKRYGFFPSASVGWRISEEGFFKSITGDGSFVSDLKIRASYGELGDDGVRYYDRRVDRDVDLDPFDYLLGYNYPAGIGIMSGNPVVAAQDRGPVRDRVSWFTSKTFDAGVDFSILSNKVTGSIDYFRRNRTGLVQERFDVFVPSEIGYVLPPENLNEDAVVGSDASITYNGTVGAVNFSVGANFLYGRNRFIADYRAPFSNSLDEYRNSRQDRWNNIFWGYHVTGQFQSQEEINNYPINNDGQGNRTMIPGDYIYKDENGDGIINSRDERPIGYGTGSTPIYSGGLNFSLRYNGFDVNADFSGGGGYAYNRNYEVRWPFQNTGNVPRFMFDDRWHRADPLNPDSEWIPGSTPALRFNDANHNNYNKNSNIYLTNVKYFRMRTFEIGYTLPQALTTKAKLQKVRLFANTYNLFSLDNVKKYGTDPEVTDDNGLQYPQNVLVNFGFNLSL; this is encoded by the coding sequence ATGGAAAACCTGTTACGTAAAAAGTCTCCTCCTTCTTTTACCCACCAGAACGCCTGGTTTTTCCCAAACCCCAACCAGTTGCTGCTTCTGGTTACCTTTCTTTTATTCAGCCACTTGGCTGCGTTTGCGCAGCAAACGGTATCGGGTACTGTAACCAGTGGTAAGGGCGAAACATTACCCGGAGTAACGGTATTAATTAAAGGTACTACTAACGGCACTACTACCGATGGCGGTGGAAAATTTACCATGAGCATTCCAGCTGACCAGACTAATGGTGCCCTCGTAGTTTCTTTTATTGGTTACCTTACCCAAGAAGTAGCTATTGCCAACCGTACCACTATCAACGTTACTTTAGCCGAAGACAACAAAGCCTTGGAAGAAGTAGTGGTAGTAGGGTATGGTACCCAAAAACGGGAATCCATCACGGGGGCAGTGGCCGCAGTTACTAGTAAAGATTTAAGCCGGGTGCACGCCAGTACCGTAAGTGGTTTGTTAGCCGGTAAAATTCCGGGGGTTTCCTTCCGGCAAGCCGAAGGCCGGCCGGGAGCGGGTGCCGCCATTCAAATCCGGAACATGGGGGGGAACCCGTTGTTCGTAATTGATGGCGTACAAAAAGATGCCGGGCATTTTAATAACTTATCGCCCAACGATATCGAAACAATATCGGTTTTAAAAGATGCCTCGGCGGCTATTTACGGTTCCCGGGCCGCGAACGGAGTGGTACTGGTTACTACCAAAAGAGGTGCGAATGGCCAGAAAAGTACGATAAATGTTGATGCTTATTACGGCTTTCAGAACTGGAGCCGCTTTCCCGAAACCGTAAATGCGTACGAATGGGCCTTAGGTAAAGCCGAAGCCGAGGTTAACCGGGACAACGTTACCAGTACCACCCAATCGGAATTAGATAAATACCGGGCCGGCACCGAATATGGCTACCAGAATTTTGATTGGCGCAAATACATTATCAAGAAGAATTCTCCCCAAACCAATATCAACATCAACGCTACGGGTGGTTCCGATAAAATTAATTACTACATCTCGGCTACCCGTCTAGACCAAAACTCAGTATTAGGCCGGGAATTTACATTTGCCCGTACCAATTTACAATCCAACATCGACGCTAAAATTTCGAATAATCTGAAAGTGGGTTTAGGTATTAACGGTCGCATCGAAACCCGCGAAAATCCGGGCGTACCCGGCGGCGATGATTATTTTGCCCCGCGTTTTGCGCTTTTCCGGAACCGACCTACCGAACGGCCTTTCGCTAATGATAACCCGAACTATATTAATAACATCAGTAATCCGGCATCGAACTGGGGCTACTTAAATTTTAAAAATGCTGGTTTTTTCCGCGAAGATTGGACGATTGTAACCCCGCAGGTTACCGGCGAATACCAAACGCCTATTAAAGGCTTAGTTGCCAAAGGTTTGTACTCGTATTATAATGCCGACCGTTTGCAGGATATTTTTGAGTATACCTACGATACCTATACCTACAAACCCGATACGGAGGAATACCTGAAAACCGGAGGCAGCCAAAACCCCTACCGGGAACGCGTTACCCGTAAAATAAACGAAACAGTAGGTCAGTTTCAATTAAACTATAATAATACCTTTGGTAAACACACCGTGGGCGGCTTGTTGCTGACCGAGCGGATTGAAAGACGCGAACGGGAAGTATTTGTGCATTCGGTGCCCAAGACCAACGTGTTGCCTATTCTGCAATTCGCCGATATTGATACGTATAATGATTTGGATTTTACCCAAGCCCGCTTAGGTTACGTAGGTCGGTTTAATTATAACTACGCCGATAAGTACTTTCTGGAACTAGCTGGCCGCCGCGATGCTTCCTGGAAATTTACTCCGGATAAGCGGTACGGCTTCTTCCCTTCCGCTTCGGTCGGTTGGCGGATATCCGAAGAAGGATTTTTTAAATCCATAACCGGCGACGGCTCCTTCGTGAGCGATTTAAAAATTCGGGCTTCCTACGGCGAGTTGGGTGATGATGGCGTACGTTATTACGACCGGAGAGTTGACCGGGATGTTGATCTGGACCCTTTTGATTATTTACTCGGCTACAATTATCCCGCAGGTATTGGTATAATGTCCGGTAATCCGGTAGTAGCGGCTCAAGACCGTGGACCGGTGAGAGATCGGGTATCCTGGTTTACCAGTAAAACGTTCGATGCGGGGGTGGACTTTTCTATTTTAAGCAATAAGGTTACTGGTAGCATCGATTACTTCCGTCGGAACCGGACCGGTTTAGTACAGGAAAGATTTGACGTATTTGTACCGAGCGAAATAGGGTACGTGTTGCCACCGGAAAATTTGAATGAAGACGCCGTGGTGGGGAGCGATGCCTCGATAACTTATAACGGTACAGTAGGAGCAGTTAATTTTTCGGTTGGAGCGAACTTCTTGTATGGCCGCAACCGGTTTATTGCCGATTACCGCGCTCCCTTCAGTAATTCCTTAGATGAATACCGCAACTCGCGGCAAGACCGCTGGAACAATATCTTTTGGGGTTATCATGTAACCGGTCAGTTCCAATCGCAGGAAGAAATAAATAATTACCCCATCAATAACGATGGCCAGGGCAACCGCACCATGATTCCCGGGGACTATATTTATAAAGATGAAAACGGCGATGGGATTATTAACAGCCGCGATGAAAGACCCATTGGGTATGGTACTGGCAGCACACCTATTTACAGCGGCGGGCTTAATTTTTCACTTCGATATAATGGCTTTGATGTGAACGCTGATTTTTCGGGCGGGGGTGGTTATGCTTATAACCGCAACTACGAAGTAAGATGGCCATTTCAAAACACCGGTAATGTTCCCCGTTTTATGTTCGATGACCGTTGGCACCGCGCCGATCCATTAAACCCCGATAGTGAGTGGATTCCCGGGAGTACTCCGGCTTTGCGCTTCAACGATGCCAATCATAACAATTACAACAAAAACTCAAATATATACTTAACCAACGTAAAATATTTCCGGATGCGGACTTTTGAAATTGGCTATACCTTACCGCAAGCTTTAACCACCAAAGCTAAACTACAAAAGGTGCGCCTGTTCGCCAATACCTACAACTTGTTCTCGCTCGATAATGTGAAGAAATACGGCACTGATCCGGAAGTTACCGACGATAATGGCTTACAATACCCCCAGAATGTACTGGTAAACTTTGGTTTTAATCTCAGCTTATAG
- a CDS encoding sugar phosphate isomerase/epimerase family protein → MILLGASTFIWVSPFQTADFHLLAKVKKMGYAILEVAVEQADLVDWVYLKQLAQALEIKITISGAFGPDRDISSDNAAFRKNGKQYIQDCIKIAAALDSPVFTGPVYSAVGKTRYVGPEQKKQERAWCVQNLKDVGQMAADYNVVVGVEPLNRFETDMINTADQALALVQEVGHSHVKISLDTFHSNIEEKNIPATIRAIGKDYLCHVQGNESDRGTPGTGHLDWIGIKEALVDIGYEGAIVIETFGAPSKELAKAACIWRPLANSPDELAQEGLQFLEVLFHKTRNNQNHITPGISMHI, encoded by the coding sequence ATGATTCTTTTGGGTGCCAGTACTTTTATTTGGGTTTCGCCTTTTCAAACGGCAGATTTTCACTTACTCGCCAAAGTAAAAAAAATGGGTTACGCTATTTTAGAAGTAGCGGTAGAGCAAGCCGATTTAGTTGATTGGGTTTATTTAAAGCAGTTGGCGCAGGCGCTAGAAATAAAAATAACCATTAGCGGCGCCTTTGGCCCGGACCGGGATATTTCCAGTGACAACGCCGCCTTCCGGAAAAACGGCAAACAATACATACAGGATTGTATTAAAATTGCCGCTGCTCTGGATAGCCCGGTATTTACCGGTCCGGTTTACTCGGCGGTAGGCAAAACCCGGTACGTCGGCCCGGAGCAAAAAAAACAAGAGCGGGCTTGGTGCGTCCAAAACTTGAAAGACGTAGGGCAAATGGCCGCGGATTATAACGTGGTGGTAGGAGTAGAGCCGCTAAATCGCTTTGAAACCGACATGATCAACACGGCTGACCAGGCTTTAGCGCTGGTGCAGGAAGTAGGGCATTCGCACGTTAAAATTTCCCTGGATACTTTTCACAGCAACATCGAGGAAAAAAACATTCCGGCTACCATCCGGGCCATTGGCAAAGACTACCTGTGCCACGTGCAAGGCAACGAAAGCGACCGGGGCACCCCCGGCACCGGCCACTTAGATTGGATAGGCATTAAAGAAGCCCTGGTGGATATCGGCTACGAGGGTGCCATCGTGATCGAAACCTTCGGGGCACCTTCCAAAGAACTCGCCAAGGCCGCCTGCATTTGGCGGCCCTTAGCCAATAGTCCGGATGAACTGGCGCAAGAAGGCTTGCAATTTTTAGAGGTTTTGTTTCATAAAACAAGAAACAACCAAAACCATATCACGCCCGGTATAAGCATGCATATCTAG
- a CDS encoding Gfo/Idh/MocA family protein yields MDQKQITVVIVGMGFGKEFIPIYQSHPNIKAVGICTRNRQTIEELAAKFNLDRDLCFENFEDVPLREDVDAIHIVTPVPEHAKMTLASLNANKHTACTIPMAMTVEDCQAIVEAKRKAGKVYMMMETALYTREFLYGLELAESGQLGRIQFVRGSHIQDMSMEGWAEYWKGYPPMLNGTHAISPLLRINNTKAESVVCHGSGRLSEDLASRYNSPFAVETATFTLKNSDVVAEATRSLFDVVRQYRESYDVYGTKMSFEWEQLQDEEHVIFDGGENARRINVPDTDDLLIEPIKHFTKREKIDDPNHVSFLQGAGHGGSHPHLVQEFVAAIIEGRDSAVDAALAANYTCAGICAHESAMNNGKRIAIPDFELQEVPAQVEA; encoded by the coding sequence ATGGATCAGAAACAAATTACCGTCGTTATCGTGGGCATGGGCTTTGGCAAAGAATTTATTCCTATTTATCAAAGTCACCCCAACATTAAAGCCGTGGGTATTTGCACCCGCAACCGCCAAACGATCGAGGAACTGGCCGCTAAGTTTAATCTGGATAGAGATTTATGCTTCGAGAACTTTGAGGACGTGCCATTGCGCGAAGATGTGGACGCTATTCATATTGTAACGCCGGTACCGGAACACGCCAAAATGACTTTGGCTTCGCTGAACGCCAATAAACATACGGCCTGTACGATCCCTATGGCCATGACCGTAGAAGACTGCCAAGCCATCGTGGAAGCCAAAAGAAAAGCGGGCAAAGTGTACATGATGATGGAAACCGCTTTATACACCCGCGAGTTTTTGTATGGCCTGGAATTAGCCGAAAGTGGCCAGCTAGGCAGGATTCAATTTGTGCGCGGTTCCCACATTCAGGATATGAGCATGGAAGGCTGGGCCGAATACTGGAAAGGTTACCCTCCCATGTTAAACGGTACGCACGCCATTTCGCCTTTGCTCCGCATCAACAACACCAAGGCCGAAAGCGTGGTTTGCCACGGCTCCGGCCGGTTAAGCGAAGATTTAGCCAGCCGGTATAATTCGCCATTTGCCGTGGAAACCGCCACCTTTACCTTAAAAAACTCCGATGTAGTGGCCGAAGCAACCCGTTCTTTGTTTGACGTAGTACGCCAATACCGCGAAAGCTACGACGTATACGGCACCAAAATGTCGTTTGAGTGGGAACAATTACAGGATGAAGAACACGTGATTTTTGACGGCGGCGAAAACGCGCGCCGCATTAATGTGCCTGATACCGACGATTTACTAATTGAACCCATTAAGCACTTTACCAAACGCGAAAAAATAGACGACCCTAATCACGTTTCCTTTTTGCAGGGAGCCGGTCACGGTGGTTCGCACCCGCATTTAGTGCAGGAGTTTGTGGCGGCCATCATCGAGGGCCGGGATTCGGCGGTAGATGCGGCTTTGGCCGCTAATTACACCTGTGCCGGTATTTGCGCCCACGAATCAGCCATGAACAATGGCAAGCGCATTGCCATCCCGGATTTTGAATTACAAGAAGTGCCGGCTCAGGTAGAAGCGTAA
- a CDS encoding beta-L-arabinofuranosidase domain-containing protein, with the protein MKKNLILIFAFCFLGNEEITSAQKQTWEEKARSQHPTVGVNTFYGGNKAPLRTNPYQELPLGAIKPQGWLQEMLVRQKNGATGQLDQLYPLVMGKRNGWLGGDGDQWERGPYWLDGLLPLAYILEDKALIAKTKPWIEWALQSQDTEGHFGPKTDYGSEPGVQRDNSRDWWPKMVMLKILKQYYSATGDKRVITLMTNYFKYQLKELPKTPLDHWTFWARYRGGDNLMVVYWLYNITQDAFLLDLANLIHQQTFDYTGAFLKGEMLATPGSIHCVNLAQGLKEPLIYYQQHPEPKYLDATNKGLADIRKFNGQAQGLYGGDEALHGNNPTQGSELCSAVEMMFSLESMLGITGQVSLADHLEKIAFNALPTQTTPDYMARQYFQQANQVMLTRHIRNFDQNHGGTDACYGLLTGYPCCTSNMHQGWPKFTQNLWYATPDNGLAALVYSPCEVKAQVANGTEVKFTEETNYPFGEAIKFTLTIPKKVKSVNFPFHLRVPAWCQKATITINGKIWQEAAGNQIVVVNRAWKSGDVVQLQLPMHLFRSTWYENAVAIERGPITYALKVGEDRKTVKNDKDPVAYGQQYIEVRPTTPWNYGLLHVADNKLTENFTISTKEQVAVFPWSVANAPIQIKAKAKKIPSWQLYNDMAGPMPYSITSDLETSKDVEEVTLIPYGCTTLRIAQFPEVH; encoded by the coding sequence ATGAAAAAAAATCTGATTTTAATTTTCGCGTTCTGCTTTTTAGGTAATGAGGAAATAACTTCGGCCCAAAAACAAACTTGGGAAGAAAAAGCACGTAGTCAGCACCCGACGGTAGGAGTTAATACCTTTTACGGCGGCAACAAAGCCCCGCTACGAACCAATCCGTACCAGGAACTTCCCTTGGGCGCCATAAAACCGCAGGGTTGGCTCCAAGAAATGCTGGTACGGCAAAAAAACGGAGCTACGGGCCAATTAGATCAGTTGTATCCGTTAGTAATGGGCAAACGCAACGGCTGGTTGGGTGGCGACGGCGACCAGTGGGAACGCGGTCCTTACTGGCTCGACGGTCTATTGCCATTGGCTTATATTCTGGAGGATAAAGCATTAATTGCCAAAACCAAACCCTGGATAGAATGGGCGCTCCAAAGTCAGGATACCGAAGGGCATTTTGGGCCAAAAACCGACTATGGGTCGGAACCGGGGGTTCAACGCGATAATAGCCGCGACTGGTGGCCCAAAATGGTGATGCTCAAAATCTTGAAGCAATATTACTCCGCTACCGGCGACAAACGGGTAATCACCCTCATGACCAATTATTTTAAATACCAGTTAAAAGAGTTACCCAAAACGCCCCTCGACCACTGGACATTTTGGGCCCGTTACCGGGGCGGCGATAATTTAATGGTTGTTTATTGGCTGTACAACATCACCCAGGATGCCTTTCTGCTGGACTTGGCCAACCTCATTCATCAGCAAACTTTTGACTATACCGGAGCCTTCTTGAAAGGCGAAATGCTGGCTACCCCGGGTAGCATTCATTGCGTGAATTTAGCGCAAGGTTTAAAAGAACCACTTATTTATTATCAGCAGCATCCCGAACCCAAGTACCTGGATGCTACCAACAAAGGATTAGCCGATATCCGGAAATTTAACGGGCAGGCGCAAGGTTTGTACGGCGGCGACGAAGCTCTGCACGGCAACAATCCTACCCAAGGTTCGGAATTGTGCAGCGCCGTAGAAATGATGTTTTCTTTGGAAAGTATGCTGGGCATTACCGGGCAGGTAAGCTTGGCCGATCACCTGGAGAAAATTGCTTTTAATGCGCTGCCCACCCAAACTACCCCGGATTACATGGCCCGCCAGTATTTTCAGCAGGCCAACCAGGTAATGCTTACCCGGCACATCCGCAACTTCGACCAAAACCACGGCGGCACCGATGCTTGTTATGGCTTGCTAACCGGCTATCCGTGCTGTACTTCTAACATGCACCAGGGCTGGCCCAAGTTTACCCAGAATCTGTGGTACGCTACACCCGATAATGGCTTAGCCGCTTTAGTCTATTCGCCCTGCGAAGTAAAAGCCCAAGTAGCTAACGGCACCGAAGTAAAATTTACTGAAGAAACCAATTACCCATTTGGCGAAGCGATCAAATTTACCTTAACTATCCCTAAAAAAGTAAAATCTGTAAACTTTCCGTTCCACTTGCGCGTGCCGGCCTGGTGCCAAAAAGCCACTATTACCATTAATGGCAAAATTTGGCAAGAAGCGGCGGGCAACCAAATAGTAGTGGTTAACCGCGCTTGGAAATCGGGGGATGTGGTGCAACTGCAATTGCCCATGCACTTATTTAGAAGTACCTGGTACGAAAACGCGGTAGCCATCGAACGTGGCCCTATTACCTATGCTTTAAAAGTAGGCGAAGATCGCAAAACCGTAAAGAACGACAAAGACCCGGTAGCGTACGGCCAGCAATACATCGAAGTTCGCCCCACCACACCCTGGAATTATGGCTTGCTGCACGTAGCTGATAATAAATTAACCGAAAATTTTACCATCAGCACCAAAGAGCAAGTAGCCGTTTTCCCATGGAGCGTCGCTAATGCGCCTATCCAGATCAAGGCGAAAGCAAAGAAAATTCCGTCGTGGCAGCTTTACAACGACATGGCTGGCCCCATGCCTTACAGCATCACCTCGGATTTGGAAACTAGTAAAGACGTGGAAGAAGTTACTTTAATTCCGTACGGCTGTACCACTTTACGGATTGCGCAATTTCCGGAGGTGCACTAA
- a CDS encoding ThuA domain-containing protein, translating into MMQTTYRHTVFSRVKQHSWIVFLVTTSWLFLNCKSNLPATVKPATGIRVLMVGGGSSHDFNKWYKQADGETLRKNNLAKVTYLSHPDSILLYLPKTDVLFLSNNQPINDPQVRKAIFDFAQAGKGLILAHPALWYNWQDWPEYNLQLVSGGSRGHDKYGSFEVTVTNPQHPVMKGVEIKFSLQDERYYYNPDPAGPGIEVLANSSVTGSDKIYPSIFVIKHPKARILGIALGHDAESHDIANYQTIIRNAVQWAARK; encoded by the coding sequence ATGATGCAAACAACTTATCGGCATACCGTTTTTAGTAGAGTAAAACAACACAGTTGGATTGTGTTTTTAGTAACCACCAGCTGGTTGTTTTTAAATTGTAAATCCAATTTACCCGCTACAGTTAAACCAGCAACCGGTATTCGGGTGTTAATGGTAGGCGGCGGTTCGTCGCACGATTTTAACAAATGGTACAAACAAGCCGACGGCGAAACGTTGCGGAAAAACAATTTAGCCAAAGTTACTTACCTCAGCCATCCGGATTCTATTTTGCTGTATTTGCCAAAAACGGACGTGCTATTTTTAAGTAACAACCAGCCCATCAACGATCCTCAAGTAAGAAAGGCTATTTTTGATTTTGCCCAGGCCGGTAAAGGATTAATTTTAGCGCATCCGGCCTTGTGGTACAACTGGCAAGACTGGCCCGAATATAATTTGCAATTAGTCAGCGGCGGTTCGCGGGGCCATGATAAATACGGCAGTTTTGAGGTTACCGTTACCAACCCCCAACACCCGGTTATGAAAGGAGTAGAAATTAAATTTTCGTTACAAGACGAACGGTATTACTATAATCCGGACCCAGCTGGCCCGGGCATTGAAGTGCTGGCTAACTCCAGCGTAACGGGTTCCGATAAAATTTATCCGTCTATTTTTGTAATTAAACACCCGAAAGCCCGAATCTTAGGCATTGCTTTAGGGCACGATGCCGAATCGCATGATATCGCTAACTACCAAACTATTATCCGGAATGCGGTGCAATGGGCGGCTCGGAAGTAA
- a CDS encoding LacI family DNA-binding transcriptional regulator has protein sequence MTHVPNPYKETTIIDIAKELNVSKSTVSRALKNHRSIGEATKKAVQDLAKKYNYHPNDIASSLSKRSTKTIGVIVPLLSHYYFSTVISGIEELAYKSGYKVIICQSAESYEREVIVSQTLLSSKVDGLLVSISRETKNYDHFKVFQEKNIPIIFFDRICPEIEASSVIINDYQGAFMAVEHLIKQGCRRIAHFAGPPLLLISQNRINGYKDALLAHNIPFDEELVIDCGPGLEQENGSQTAQQMLDAGLRPDAIFAFCDPIAIGAMVTLKKNKIKIPAEMAVVGFCNEPMDTVVEPPLSSLVQPAFQIGETAAAIFFQHIQDKTSPIEKRILSTELIVRESSLKKFKNFCNGNFESKKFCSNITQPVAHFKFFYQPCFLRLLFTIMVISPA, from the coding sequence ATGACACACGTACCCAATCCCTACAAAGAAACAACCATTATTGATATTGCCAAGGAATTAAACGTTTCCAAGTCGACGGTGTCGCGGGCCTTAAAAAACCATCGTTCCATTGGCGAGGCTACCAAAAAAGCGGTGCAAGATCTGGCCAAAAAATACAACTACCATCCCAACGATATTGCTTCCAGTTTATCAAAACGATCTACCAAAACGATTGGAGTCATTGTTCCACTGCTGTCGCATTATTACTTTTCTACGGTAATTTCCGGCATTGAGGAGCTGGCTTACAAATCGGGGTACAAAGTAATTATTTGCCAATCGGCGGAGTCGTACGAGCGCGAAGTGATTGTGTCGCAGACTTTACTATCCAGCAAAGTAGATGGCCTCTTAGTTTCTATTTCCAGAGAAACCAAAAACTACGATCATTTTAAAGTTTTTCAGGAAAAAAATATTCCCATTATTTTTTTCGACCGTATTTGCCCCGAGATAGAAGCCAGCAGCGTGATTATTAATGACTACCAAGGCGCTTTTATGGCGGTAGAACATTTAATTAAGCAAGGTTGCCGCCGGATCGCTCATTTCGCTGGCCCGCCTTTATTGCTGATTAGTCAGAATCGTATAAACGGCTACAAAGATGCCTTATTGGCGCACAACATTCCTTTTGACGAAGAATTAGTAATTGATTGCGGACCGGGTTTAGAACAGGAAAATGGCAGCCAGACTGCTCAGCAAATGTTAGATGCCGGTTTGCGGCCCGATGCCATCTTTGCTTTTTGTGATCCCATTGCCATTGGTGCCATGGTTACTTTAAAAAAGAATAAAATTAAAATTCCGGCGGAAATGGCCGTCGTGGGGTTTTGCAACGAGCCGATGGATACGGTGGTGGAGCCGCCTTTGTCTTCTTTGGTGCAGCCGGCTTTTCAGATTGGCGAAACGGCCGCCGCCATTTTCTTTCAACACATCCAGGATAAAACTTCCCCTATCGAAAAACGAATACTTTCCACGGAATTAATCGTGCGGGAGTCCAGCTTAAAAAAATTTAAAAATTTTTGCAACGGTAATTTTGAATCTAAGAAATTTTGTTCTAACATTACGCAACCGGTTGCGCATTTTAAATTCTTTTATCAGCCGTGCTTTCTCAGGTTGCTTTTTACAATTATGGTAATAAGCCCGGCATAA
- a CDS encoding Tm-1-like ATP-binding domain-containing protein translates to MKATFPYILMLGCFDTKEEVFSFLRDQLLSQGWNVRTLNTGVRGSTSLFAVDYEADLVAAAAGYSLEVIRQKKDRGWAVDVMGKGAAKLVADLVKQDGLQAAVGMGGGGGTYITLAAMQPIPMGVPKLCLTTLATKDLSRQIGIKDITLVPSVVDLAGLNRISSLLISQAAAAVSAMARVPVQEFKNPTKSIAISMFGNTTPCVDRCRKLLEEQGYETMAFHATGVGGRTMEALIRENYFTAVLDVTTTELADELCGGVLSAGPERLTAAAERGIPQVVVPGCLDMVNFAQKETVPLPYQTRLLYSWAPDVTLMRTNLEENQQLGEEIAIKLNAATGPVTIVLPLRGISQISAPGEVFYQPEVDQVLFRTIKAHIKAPVKVTELDANINDPAFAEFLVKLLLEMMQESRANLKSS, encoded by the coding sequence ATGAAAGCAACCTTTCCTTATATTTTAATGCTCGGCTGCTTTGATACGAAAGAAGAAGTTTTTTCTTTTTTGCGTGATCAGTTATTAAGCCAGGGCTGGAACGTACGCACCTTGAACACGGGGGTACGGGGTTCGACTTCTTTATTTGCGGTGGATTATGAAGCTGACCTGGTAGCCGCCGCCGCCGGTTATTCTTTAGAAGTTATCCGCCAGAAAAAAGACCGCGGCTGGGCCGTAGATGTAATGGGTAAAGGAGCGGCTAAACTAGTGGCGGATTTAGTAAAACAAGATGGTTTGCAGGCGGCGGTTGGTATGGGCGGCGGGGGCGGGACGTATATTACCCTGGCCGCCATGCAGCCAATTCCCATGGGCGTACCCAAACTATGTTTAACCACCTTGGCCACCAAAGATCTATCCCGACAAATTGGTATTAAAGATATAACCTTAGTGCCCTCGGTGGTGGATCTGGCCGGTTTGAATCGCATTAGTTCGCTATTAATTAGCCAGGCGGCGGCGGCAGTAAGCGCCATGGCCCGGGTACCAGTCCAGGAATTTAAAAATCCTACCAAAAGCATTGCCATTAGTATGTTCGGGAACACCACGCCTTGCGTCGACCGGTGCCGTAAGCTCCTGGAAGAACAAGGTTACGAAACCATGGCCTTCCATGCTACCGGGGTAGGTGGCCGCACCATGGAAGCGCTTATCCGGGAAAATTATTTTACGGCCGTGCTGGATGTTACCACCACCGAATTAGCCGATGAACTGTGCGGGGGTGTTTTAAGCGCGGGGCCGGAGCGATTAACCGCCGCCGCGGAGCGGGGTATTCCGCAGGTAGTAGTGCCGGGTTGCCTGGACATGGTTAATTTTGCCCAAAAAGAAACGGTGCCCCTGCCCTACCAAACGCGGCTATTATATAGTTGGGCCCCGGATGTAACCTTAATGCGCACCAACCTTGAGGAAAACCAACAACTCGGCGAGGAAATAGCCATTAAACTTAACGCCGCTACCGGACCCGTTACGATTGTATTACCCTTGCGCGGCATTTCCCAAATAAGTGCCCCTGGGGAGGTATTCTACCAGCCGGAAGTAGATCAGGTGTTATTCCGCACCATTAAAGCTCACATTAAAGCACCGGTAAAAGTTACGGAACTGGATGCAAACATCAACGATCCGGCTTTTGCGGAATTTTTGGTAAAGTTGCTTCTGGAAATGATGCAGGAAAGTAGAGCAAATCTAAAAAGCAGCTGA